A single region of the Clostridia bacterium genome encodes:
- a CDS encoding helix-turn-helix transcriptional regulator gives MADKSRNDTLILFFCATPEDIVKCWEKYSRGCHRMLFFAGGGVNITVNGEDYAAGEKTITFFRSSDMCEFPAEWHSGSKQKHIECYAVFVGGAHYDAVRKLLGEDAAFSDYGRARAPLSFKLDDIQCDKMIREMKDFNQSEDIGAAEHLNSTRLLVAGYYYSFIVRGNRPAVRFADAPRWLNDYYELISKPEIFTLPFEQIVALSGKTREHLSRVFKSLTGVNISDFIVSKRINYACVLLRDGKKPIQEIVEKCGFTNIGTFYNNFKKKTGESPERYRKMLISGESFGGKKKPVHNG, from the coding sequence ATGGCGGATAAATCAAGAAACGATACTTTGATACTGTTTTTCTGCGCGACTCCCGAGGACATCGTTAAGTGCTGGGAGAAGTACAGCCGCGGATGCCACAGAATGCTTTTCTTTGCGGGCGGCGGAGTCAATATTACAGTGAACGGCGAAGATTATGCCGCTGGTGAAAAAACGATAACGTTTTTCAGGAGCTCCGATATGTGTGAGTTTCCGGCGGAATGGCACAGCGGTTCAAAGCAGAAGCATATCGAATGCTACGCTGTTTTCGTCGGCGGCGCGCATTACGACGCCGTCCGCAAACTGCTTGGCGAAGACGCGGCTTTTTCGGATTACGGGAGAGCGCGTGCGCCGCTTTCCTTCAAACTCGACGATATCCAATGCGACAAGATGATCCGCGAGATGAAGGATTTCAATCAGTCCGAGGATATCGGCGCGGCGGAGCATCTGAACTCCACGCGCCTGCTCGTCGCGGGCTACTATTACTCCTTCATTGTCAGGGGCAACCGCCCCGCAGTTCGCTTTGCGGACGCGCCGCGCTGGCTGAATGACTATTACGAGCTGATCAGCAAGCCGGAGATATTCACTCTGCCGTTCGAGCAGATAGTAGCGCTTTCCGGCAAGACGAGGGAGCATCTCTCGCGCGTGTTCAAGTCGCTGACGGGTGTAAACATTTCGGACTTTATAGTTTCAAAGCGCATCAACTACGCCTGTGTACTGCTCCGCGACGGGAAGAAGCCCATTCAGGAGATCGTTGAGAAGTGCGGCTTCACCAACATAGGAACGTTTTACAACAACTTCAAGAAAAAGACCGGCGAGTCGCCCGAGCGCTACCGCAAGATGCTGATATCCGGCGAATCCTTCGGCGGCAAAAAGAAGCCGGTACATAACGGTTGA
- a CDS encoding ribonuclease J, translated as MSNSKSRKKTEQRIEGAKKRMTAAEKQAARDAADKAAFMEKLNASKKTQAGLPGTDSTPIPLKKREGRVVEIPFKPAKTRAKKQQAEPKPEPPKPEPKAAKKNRRRAEKPAPAQPEAAPAQTVPAVTAPSAKRKKNRKAEKSASPLKIMALGGLHEIGKNLYVFEYENDMIIVDVGLEFPDQDMLGIDVVIPDFTYLLNNREKIRGIIITHGHEDHIGGLPYLMKELDTTIYSTRMTQGLIEAKFVEHGLKGKVNMNTVKAGDVIKLGCFEVEFITVNHSIPDAVALAIKTPVGTLVHTGDFKIDTTPTQGEMIDLARFGDLGNEGVLALLMDSTNAERPGYTMSERRVSQSLENIFKNAEGKRIIIATFSSNVYRVQQIIDIAAALGRKVALSGRSMVNVTAIAEQLGYIKLPAGVLLDINVIDKYPKDQTVIITTGSQGETMSALYRMAYSDHRKVVVSEDDLIVLSSNPIPGNEKFVTNIVNELMKLGCSVVYESLAEVHTSGHACQEELKLILGLVKPKFNIPVHGEYNHLKKSQMLGESMGIPTENILISDNGKVIELTPESAAFKGEVPTGSVFVDGTSVGDVGAIVMRERRQLASDGLIVVAVSVDRQTGYLVCEPEIISRGFVYMRESEELLGQLKELVTDCVNRNATIGVHDYNALKTVVRDELSKTIFKQSKRTPMVIPVISHI; from the coding sequence AAGGCGCGAAAAAGCGTATGACCGCCGCCGAAAAGCAGGCGGCGCGCGACGCCGCGGACAAGGCGGCGTTTATGGAAAAACTCAACGCGTCCAAAAAGACGCAGGCGGGGCTTCCCGGCACCGATTCCACGCCGATCCCGCTGAAAAAGCGCGAGGGCAGGGTGGTCGAGATACCCTTCAAGCCCGCGAAGACGCGCGCGAAAAAGCAGCAGGCCGAGCCGAAGCCGGAGCCGCCCAAGCCCGAGCCGAAAGCCGCGAAGAAAAACCGCAGGCGCGCCGAAAAACCCGCTCCCGCGCAGCCGGAAGCGGCGCCGGCGCAGACCGTGCCGGCTGTAACCGCGCCTTCCGCGAAGCGGAAGAAGAACCGCAAGGCCGAAAAGTCCGCGTCGCCGCTGAAGATCATGGCGCTCGGCGGACTGCACGAGATCGGCAAGAATCTGTACGTATTCGAGTATGAGAACGATATGATAATCGTCGACGTCGGGCTCGAGTTTCCCGATCAGGATATGCTCGGCATAGACGTCGTCATCCCCGACTTCACCTATCTTCTCAACAACCGCGAAAAGATCCGCGGCATAATCATCACCCACGGCCACGAGGACCACATCGGCGGCCTGCCTTATCTGATGAAGGAGCTGGATACGACTATCTACTCCACCAGAATGACGCAGGGGCTCATCGAGGCGAAGTTCGTCGAGCACGGGCTGAAGGGCAAGGTCAACATGAACACCGTCAAGGCGGGCGACGTCATAAAGCTCGGCTGCTTTGAAGTCGAGTTCATCACCGTCAACCACTCGATTCCGGACGCCGTCGCGCTCGCGATAAAGACTCCGGTCGGAACGCTCGTCCACACCGGCGACTTCAAGATCGACACCACCCCGACGCAGGGCGAAATGATAGACCTCGCGCGCTTCGGCGACCTCGGCAACGAGGGCGTCCTCGCGCTGCTGATGGACTCCACGAACGCCGAGCGTCCCGGTTACACGATGAGCGAGCGCCGCGTCAGTCAGTCGCTTGAAAACATCTTCAAAAACGCCGAGGGCAAGCGCATCATCATCGCGACGTTTTCCTCGAACGTCTACCGCGTGCAGCAGATAATCGACATCGCCGCCGCGCTCGGCAGGAAGGTCGCGCTTTCCGGCAGGAGCATGGTAAACGTGACCGCAATAGCCGAACAGCTCGGCTACATCAAGCTGCCCGCGGGCGTCCTGCTCGACATCAACGTCATCGATAAATACCCGAAGGATCAGACGGTGATAATCACAACCGGCTCTCAAGGCGAAACCATGTCCGCGCTCTACCGTATGGCGTATTCCGACCACCGCAAGGTAGTCGTTTCGGAGGACGACCTTATCGTGCTCTCCTCCAACCCGATCCCCGGCAACGAGAAGTTCGTCACGAACATAGTCAACGAGCTGATGAAGCTCGGCTGTTCGGTCGTCTATGAATCGCTCGCGGAGGTGCACACCTCCGGCCACGCCTGCCAGGAGGAACTGAAACTGATCCTCGGGCTCGTCAAGCCGAAGTTTAACATCCCCGTGCACGGCGAATACAATCATCTGAAAAAGTCTCAGATGCTCGGTGAAAGCATGGGCATCCCGACAGAGAATATACTTATATCCGACAACGGCAAGGTGATCGAGCTGACGCCCGAATCCGCCGCCTTCAAGGGCGAAGTGCCGACCGGTAGCGTTTTCGTCGACGGCACGAGCGTCGGCGACGTCGGCGCGATAGTCATGCGCGAGCGCAGACAGCTCGCTTCGGACGGCCTCATCGTCGTCGCGGTCTCGGTCGACAGACAGACCGGATACCTCGTCTGTGAGCCGGAGATCATCAGCCGCGGGTTCGTCTATATGCGCGAATCCGAGGAGCTTCTCGGGCAGCTCAAGGAGCTCGTGACCGACTGCGTAAACAGGAACGCGACGATCGGCGTTCACGACTACAACGCGCTGAAAACCGTCGTGCGCGACGAGCTCTCCAAGACGATCTTCAAGCAGAGCAAGCGAACGCCGATGGTCATTCCGGTCATATCGCATATCTGA
- a CDS encoding citrate synthase, with product MAERKPLLADAYIETLCGEHNKYNNIDVDRYARDNYRIKRGLRNSDGSGVVAGVTNICNVHGYVINENEKVPEEGKLIYRGIDVNELVAGARADDRFGFEETEYLLLMGSLPTQKQLDDFRAAIDECRELPHGFIEDVLIKTPSRNIMNKLESAILNLYSYCPNPDDVSLETLLRQSIEIIARVPTIVSYAYQSKRRHYDNQSMYLHPIPKNLSTAECLLTFLRPDMHYTEEEATLLDVCLMLHAEHGGGNNSTFACRVLSSSGTDTYSAISAAVGALKGFKHGGANLKITEMMDCIKSGVSDWKDDEEVLEFLKAILRREKGDGSGLIYGMGHAVYTLSDPRAVLLKKYASSLAEKKNMSDEFNLIESVERLAPTAFAEVKQNDKPICANVDMYSGFVYTMLNMPRELFTPIFATARIAGWCAHRIEEIAVSNRIIRPAYMSVLKKAPYTPLSERQ from the coding sequence ATGGCAGAAAGAAAACCCCTATTGGCAGACGCCTACATAGAAACTCTATGCGGCGAACACAACAAATATAACAACATCGATGTTGACCGTTACGCCCGCGACAACTACCGCATAAAGCGCGGACTCCGCAACAGCGACGGCTCCGGCGTCGTCGCCGGCGTCACGAACATCTGCAACGTTCACGGCTACGTCATAAATGAAAACGAAAAGGTGCCGGAGGAAGGCAAACTCATCTACCGCGGCATCGACGTCAACGAGCTCGTCGCCGGCGCGAGAGCGGACGACCGTTTCGGCTTTGAAGAGACGGAATATCTTCTGCTGATGGGCTCCCTTCCCACGCAGAAGCAGCTCGACGATTTCCGCGCCGCGATAGACGAATGCCGCGAGCTTCCGCACGGCTTCATCGAGGACGTGCTTATCAAGACTCCCAGCCGCAACATAATGAACAAGCTGGAGAGCGCGATACTCAACCTCTACTCCTACTGCCCGAATCCCGATGACGTCAGTCTCGAAACACTGCTGAGGCAGTCGATAGAGATAATCGCGAGGGTGCCGACGATCGTTTCTTACGCCTACCAGTCAAAGCGCAGGCACTATGATAACCAGAGCATGTATCTGCACCCGATTCCGAAAAACCTCTCCACCGCGGAATGTCTGCTGACCTTCCTGCGCCCCGATATGCACTATACGGAGGAGGAAGCGACGCTGCTCGACGTTTGCCTTATGCTCCACGCGGAGCACGGCGGCGGCAACAACTCCACATTCGCCTGCAGAGTGCTTTCGTCTTCCGGAACGGACACCTACTCCGCGATTTCCGCGGCGGTCGGCGCGCTCAAGGGCTTCAAGCACGGCGGCGCAAATCTCAAGATCACGGAGATGATGGACTGCATCAAGTCCGGCGTCTCCGACTGGAAGGACGACGAAGAGGTGCTGGAATTCCTCAAGGCGATCCTGCGCCGCGAAAAGGGCGACGGAAGCGGCCTCATCTACGGCATGGGGCACGCGGTATACACCCTCTCCGATCCCAGAGCCGTTCTGCTCAAAAAGTACGCCTCCTCCCTCGCGGAGAAGAAGAATATGTCAGACGAGTTCAATCTCATCGAGTCGGTCGAGCGCCTCGCGCCGACGGCGTTCGCCGAGGTCAAGCAGAACGACAAACCCATCTGCGCCAACGTCGATATGTACAGCGGCTTCGTCTACACGATGCTCAATATGCCGCGCGAGCTTTTTACCCCGATATTCGCCACCGCGCGAATCGCCGGCTGGTGCGCACACCGCATCGAAGAGATCGCGGTCTCCAACCGCATTATCCGTCCGGCGTATATGTCGGTGCTGAAAAAAGCGCCTTATACTCCTCTCTCGGAGAGGCAATAA
- a CDS encoding beta-N-acetylhexosaminidase encodes MKLNLSALSEELRSPASELLGILKIEESADGLKLTAEKTETRGLSVRREGGSAVLAYSEPAFFFRALGLLAETDGGCETSETPRHKSLGPMLDCSRNGVLTVTSLKKMIRHIALMGHNMLMLYTEDTYTLDGEPYFGYMRGRYSHDEIREIDAYARRFGIELVPCIQTLAHLGEVMKWEAYNPVCDIFDILLVDEPKTYELIDKMIRTCSEDFSSRRIHVGMDEAWMVGQGKYKDRRGIEAKSSIMRKHLKKVCDICDKYGVSPMMWSDMLFNCDAEGNPRNRYDTTASLPADIHEVPPKNMTLVYWDYYNGDKRIYDGVIEMHQKFDNPVAFAGGAWKWVGFAPLNHYSFTRSKPAIESCFEHGVDDILITAWGDNGCECPFFAVLPVFQLYAEGCFTGDISEERAARRFRTCVGGEMEDFMMLDMPQLPAGNFDSPTDLNPAKYLVYGDPFIGLADKHIGADYPETYAKYAQYLSCAADRNPEWRYIFDNSAALCRYLSEKLGLALKLKPAYDSGDKAELKRLREGELEAAFAAFEQFFETFRTQWYTENKTFGFEVEDLRLGGLRSRFITMMRRIDEYLDGKLDDLPELAEERLRLDCRGDGEKPDIHCNKWAFAATANPV; translated from the coding sequence ATGAAGCTCAACCTTTCCGCGCTTTCCGAAGAACTCCGCTCACCCGCATCCGAACTGCTCGGAATACTCAAAATCGAAGAATCGGCCGACGGTCTGAAGCTGACCGCCGAAAAAACCGAAACGCGCGGGCTCTCCGTCAGGCGCGAAGGCGGCTCCGCCGTCCTCGCGTATTCTGAGCCCGCTTTTTTCTTCCGTGCGCTCGGACTGCTTGCGGAAACGGACGGCGGCTGCGAAACGAGCGAGACTCCGCGGCACAAGTCCCTCGGCCCGATGCTCGACTGCTCGCGCAACGGCGTTCTGACCGTCACGTCGCTGAAAAAGATGATACGCCACATCGCGCTGATGGGGCATAATATGCTTATGCTTTACACCGAGGACACCTACACCCTCGACGGCGAGCCCTACTTCGGTTATATGCGCGGCAGATACTCTCACGACGAGATCCGCGAAATCGACGCCTACGCCCGCCGCTTCGGCATCGAGCTTGTTCCCTGCATCCAGACGCTCGCGCATCTCGGCGAGGTGATGAAGTGGGAGGCGTACAACCCCGTCTGCGATATTTTCGACATACTGCTCGTTGACGAGCCGAAGACCTACGAGCTTATCGATAAGATGATCCGCACCTGCTCCGAGGACTTCTCTTCACGCCGCATTCACGTCGGAATGGACGAGGCGTGGATGGTCGGTCAGGGCAAGTATAAGGACCGCCGCGGGATAGAGGCAAAGTCCTCGATAATGCGCAAGCACCTGAAAAAAGTATGCGATATATGCGATAAATACGGCGTTTCTCCGATGATGTGGAGCGATATGCTTTTCAACTGCGACGCCGAGGGCAATCCGCGCAACAGGTACGACACGACCGCTTCCCTGCCCGCCGATATCCATGAGGTGCCGCCGAAGAATATGACGCTCGTCTACTGGGACTACTACAACGGCGACAAGCGCATCTACGACGGCGTTATAGAGATGCATCAGAAGTTCGATAACCCCGTCGCCTTCGCCGGCGGCGCGTGGAAATGGGTCGGCTTCGCGCCGTTGAATCATTACAGCTTCACCCGCAGCAAGCCCGCAATAGAAAGCTGCTTCGAGCACGGAGTGGACGATATCCTCATAACCGCATGGGGCGACAACGGCTGCGAATGCCCCTTCTTCGCCGTGCTGCCCGTCTTCCAGCTCTACGCCGAAGGGTGCTTCACCGGCGACATAAGCGAGGAACGCGCGGCGCGCCGTTTCCGCACCTGCGTCGGAGGCGAGATGGAGGACTTCATGATGCTGGATATGCCGCAGCTGCCCGCCGGCAACTTCGACAGTCCGACAGACCTGAACCCCGCGAAGTATCTCGTCTACGGAGACCCATTCATAGGGCTGGCGGATAAGCATATCGGCGCCGACTACCCGGAGACCTACGCGAAGTACGCGCAGTATCTCTCATGCGCCGCCGACCGCAACCCCGAATGGCGCTATATTTTCGACAACTCCGCGGCGCTCTGCCGCTACCTTTCCGAAAAGCTCGGCCTCGCGCTCAAGCTCAAGCCGGCGTACGACTCCGGCGACAAAGCCGAACTGAAACGCCTGCGCGAAGGCGAACTCGAGGCGGCGTTCGCGGCGTTCGAGCAGTTTTTCGAGACCTTCCGCACGCAGTGGTACACCGAGAACAAGACCTTCGGCTTCGAGGTCGAGGATCTGCGCCTCGGCGGTCTGCGCAGCCGCTTCATAACGATGATGCGCCGCATAGATGAATACCTCGACGGCAAACTCGACGACCTGCCCGAGCTCGCGGAGGAGCGTCTCCGCCTCGACTGCCGCGGAGACGGCGAAAAGCCGGATATCCACTGCAACAAGTGGGCCTTCGCCGCGACGGCGAATCCCGTGTGA
- the spoIID gene encoding stage II sporulation protein D, producing the protein MKRILAVCLCYAAVLFAVPFFVSRPGAASAEEGETAAPSGWGDTIKVYNHKTDKVMLLNSFDYVVGVVAAEIPATYEPEALKANAVAAYTYAIRKKEYTEAHPGYAENEHKGAHVCTNYAHCKSWKSEEEQREMWGSKYEEYRARVEDAVRAVYGETLLYDGAPALTVFYSISAGSTAACKDVWGNDVPYLQSVDSSWDENEKGFLSTVTLSDAEVKEKLADCALPDAPEEWLTVTDRAESGYVRAVTAGDKTFTGGEIRKLFSLRSNCFEIAHADGVFTFTVKGYGHGVGMSQTGSQAMALAGSGYRDILYHYYPGTVIAERYEPAEKAE; encoded by the coding sequence ATGAAAAGAATACTTGCCGTTTGTCTTTGCTACGCCGCGGTGCTGTTCGCGGTGCCGTTTTTCGTTTCGCGCCCCGGCGCCGCCTCCGCTGAAGAAGGGGAAACCGCCGCGCCGTCCGGATGGGGCGACACGATCAAAGTGTATAATCATAAAACGGACAAGGTCATGCTTCTGAACAGCTTCGACTACGTCGTAGGCGTCGTTGCGGCGGAGATTCCCGCGACATACGAGCCGGAGGCGCTGAAGGCGAACGCCGTCGCCGCGTATACTTACGCGATACGCAAGAAGGAATACACCGAGGCGCACCCCGGCTACGCCGAAAACGAGCACAAGGGAGCCCACGTCTGCACGAACTACGCGCACTGCAAAAGCTGGAAGAGCGAGGAGGAGCAGCGCGAGATGTGGGGGAGCAAATACGAGGAATACCGCGCCCGCGTCGAAGACGCCGTCCGCGCGGTTTACGGTGAAACGCTTCTCTACGACGGCGCTCCCGCGCTGACGGTATTCTATTCTATATCGGCGGGCTCGACGGCGGCGTGCAAGGACGTCTGGGGCAACGATGTGCCGTATCTGCAGAGCGTCGACAGCAGCTGGGACGAAAACGAAAAGGGCTTTCTGTCGACCGTAACGCTTTCAGACGCGGAGGTGAAGGAGAAGCTTGCGGACTGCGCGCTTCCCGACGCGCCGGAAGAATGGCTGACCGTGACCGACCGCGCGGAAAGCGGTTACGTCCGCGCCGTGACGGCGGGGGATAAGACCTTCACCGGCGGGGAGATACGCAAGCTGTTTTCGCTGCGGTCAAACTGCTTCGAGATCGCGCACGCGGACGGAGTCTTCACATTCACCGTCAAGGGCTACGGCCACGGAGTCGGCATGAGTCAGACCGGCTCGCAGGCGATGGCGCTCGCGGGCAGCGGCTACCGGGATAT